Proteins encoded in a region of the Campylobacteraceae bacterium genome:
- a CDS encoding LysE family translocator encodes MDFINLSILAIFIPTFFFVSITPGMCMTLSLSMGLSIGIRKTMFMMYGELVGVGLVATASVIGVATVMLKYPSIFMVLKYAGGAYLIYLGISMWLSRGKMALSLDGNYNISNKDLALQGFVTAIANPKGWAFFVALLPPFIDKTLPLAPQLSVLIFFILSLEFLCLIIYASGGNGLRKLLSQSSNVKLLNKIAGSMMILIGIWLAST; translated from the coding sequence ATGGATTTTATCAATTTATCAATTTTAGCCATTTTTATTCCCACTTTCTTTTTTGTTTCGATTACGCCTGGTATGTGCATGACCTTATCATTAAGCATGGGACTTAGTATTGGTATTAGAAAAACAATGTTTATGATGTACGGAGAGCTTGTTGGAGTTGGATTAGTTGCAACTGCCTCTGTTATTGGAGTAGCTACAGTTATGCTTAAATATCCCAGCATTTTTATGGTTTTAAAATACGCTGGTGGCGCATATTTAATTTACCTAGGTATTTCAATGTGGCTTTCCCGCGGTAAAATGGCCTTAAGTTTGGATGGTAATTATAATATATCGAATAAAGACTTAGCGCTACAGGGATTTGTTACAGCTATTGCTAATCCAAAAGGCTGGGCATTTTTTGTAGCCCTTCTACCACCTTTTATTGATAAAACACTTCCTTTAGCTCCACAATTAAGTGTTTTAATCTTTTTCATTTTATCTTTAGAATTTTTATGTTTGATTATTTATGCCAGTGGAGGAAATGGTTTACGAAAATTATTATCACAATCCTCTAATGTAAAACTTTTAAATAAGATTGCAGGTTCAATGATGATATTAATTGGGATTTGGTTAGCAAGTACTTAA
- a CDS encoding Cache 3/Cache 2 fusion domain-containing protein produces the protein MINSINKKFSILIGITILILMTIFTAIMISNINKNLIKELESNLAIQVNSYYQTAQIYNDTLEKNSLVLMNVFERTFRNLRLKGERTVKIDGRDTLALFDGFSRLNKNFEPVDFFTKQTGAAAAIYVKDKGEYLRISSSLKDEEDKRIMLDIITPSSEIVENIEKGERFVGLESIAGKSYMSVYSPIVSKGEIIGALYIGYDFTKGLETLSERLKKVVIGKTGYIYVVNSSGKVLLHPSLEGKNILKLKDANGNTFVSNMIKQKVGTIRYNYEEKNEVRNKVAAFVSYKKWDWIIIAGSYEEEFLKISKDVQKEFIIASIILTLIILGVIFILVNKIVSNPLEKFQNGLLDFFAYLNKSKNSVEKIDVTSNDEIGKMAELINDNIEDIKSHINEDNILIENVKLVVNDVSSGYLTKRIEESCSTNSLNELKELINNMLDKLEAFVGNDINTLASVLESYSQRDFTKILDANNSGLIGKEIISMNEMINQMLLDNKNDGINLEHSSRNLSSNVNILSQNATNQAASLEEVAASITEITENINQTSQKAQSMFTLSSNTKKSSEAGKKLANQTVDAMDEINEKVQTINESIAIIDQIAFQTNILSLNAAVEAATAGEAGKGFAVVAQEVRNLASRSAEAAKEITELVVSASIKAQEGKKITSNMIDGFENLENEINETNLIIDDVANAAQEQTTVMHHISDTINSLDKFTQENANVADETNIISSEIKTIAIGVVQNVNKSEFRGK, from the coding sequence ATGATTAACAGTATAAATAAAAAGTTTTCTATTTTAATAGGAATCACTATTTTGATTTTAATGACTATTTTCACAGCGATTATGATCAGTAATATTAACAAAAATTTAATTAAAGAGTTGGAGTCCAACTTAGCGATTCAAGTGAACAGTTATTACCAAACTGCACAAATATACAATGATACTTTGGAAAAGAATTCTTTGGTACTAATGAATGTTTTTGAGCGTACTTTTCGTAACTTACGTTTAAAAGGTGAGCGAACGGTTAAAATAGATGGCAGAGATACCTTAGCTTTATTTGATGGTTTTTCAAGATTAAATAAAAACTTTGAACCTGTGGATTTTTTTACGAAACAAACGGGTGCTGCTGCCGCTATTTATGTAAAAGATAAGGGTGAGTACTTAAGAATTTCATCTTCTTTAAAAGATGAAGAAGATAAACGAATAATGCTTGATATTATTACTCCAAGCAGTGAGATTGTTGAAAATATAGAAAAAGGTGAGCGTTTTGTTGGGCTTGAAAGCATAGCTGGAAAAAGTTATATGTCTGTATATTCTCCTATTGTTTCTAAGGGGGAAATAATTGGTGCTTTGTATATTGGATATGATTTTACAAAAGGTTTAGAAACCTTAAGTGAAAGACTTAAAAAAGTAGTGATTGGAAAAACAGGTTATATATATGTTGTAAATTCATCTGGAAAAGTTTTATTACACCCTTCTTTAGAGGGTAAAAATATCTTGAAATTAAAAGATGCTAATGGCAATACTTTTGTATCTAATATGATTAAACAAAAAGTGGGAACCATAAGATACAACTATGAAGAAAAAAATGAAGTAAGAAATAAAGTGGCTGCTTTTGTAAGTTATAAAAAATGGGATTGGATTATTATTGCAGGTTCTTATGAAGAAGAATTTTTAAAAATATCAAAAGATGTTCAAAAAGAATTTATTATTGCGAGTATTATCTTAACATTAATTATTCTGGGAGTAATCTTTATTTTAGTGAATAAAATTGTTTCTAATCCTTTAGAAAAATTCCAAAATGGTCTTTTAGACTTTTTCGCATATTTAAATAAATCTAAAAACAGCGTTGAAAAAATCGATGTTACTTCCAATGATGAAATAGGTAAGATGGCAGAACTTATTAATGATAATATTGAAGATATAAAAAGCCATATTAACGAAGACAATATTTTAATCGAAAATGTAAAACTTGTTGTTAATGATGTCAGTTCAGGTTATTTAACAAAAAGAATTGAAGAAAGCTGTTCAACAAACTCTTTAAATGAATTAAAAGAGCTTATTAATAATATGCTGGATAAATTAGAAGCTTTTGTTGGCAATGACATTAACACTCTTGCTTCTGTATTAGAATCTTATTCACAAAGAGATTTTACAAAAATATTAGATGCGAATAATTCGGGTTTAATTGGTAAAGAAATTATAAGTATGAATGAAATGATTAATCAAATGTTGCTTGACAATAAAAATGATGGAATTAACTTAGAACACAGTTCAAGAAATCTTTCCTCTAATGTTAATATCTTATCCCAAAATGCAACCAACCAAGCCGCTTCGCTGGAGGAAGTAGCTGCTTCAATAACTGAAATAACAGAAAATATTAATCAAACAAGTCAAAAAGCACAAAGTATGTTTACTTTATCTTCAAATACTAAAAAATCTTCAGAAGCAGGGAAAAAACTTGCCAATCAAACAGTTGATGCTATGGATGAAATCAATGAAAAAGTGCAAACTATTAATGAATCTATTGCCATAATAGATCAAATTGCATTTCAAACGAATATTCTTTCTTTAAATGCTGCTGTTGAGGCTGCTACTGCTGGTGAAGCAGGTAAAGGTTTTGCAGTAGTTGCGCAAGAAGTAAGAAACTTAGCAAGTAGATCAGCAGAAGCTGCAAAAGAGATAACAGAATTAGTTGTTTCTGCTTCAATCAAAGCCCAAGAAGGAAAAAAGATTACTTCAAATATGATTGATGGTTTTGAGAATTTAGAGAATGAAATCAATGAAACTAATCTAATTATTGATGATGTAGCAAATGCGGCACAAGAGCAAACAACTGTGATGCATCACATTAGTGATACTATTAATTCTTTAGATAAATTTACACAAGAAAATGCAAATGTTGCAGATGAAACCAATATTATTTCTTCTGAAATAAAAACCATTGCAATTGGAGTTGTCCAAAATGTAAATAAAAGTGAATTTAGAGGGAAATAA
- a CDS encoding L-serine ammonia-lyase, whose amino-acid sequence MKASIFDIFKIGIGPSSSHTVGPMVISNQFSSLLKTKKYLNKINKLSIVLYGSLAATGLGHASDVAVLLGLCGKTPQNVDTDMMNEEVINIKKNKRLRLLDGVSIDFDYDKDLIMKMEFLPFHSNAITFYAYEDGKLLIEKTYYSIGGGFVLCEDEINKKEDDNSVNIPYEFNSSKELISLCKKHSLSISELILENEKAYRSEEEINIKLKEIWNVMEKCVEDGCKHDGLMPGRLKVPRRAKKLYEKLSKKANFSMIDPLEVMDWIDLYALAVNEENACGGRVVTAPTNGAAGIVPAVMHYMNRFINKNLDEYDMKAINKFLLTAGAIGMLYQKNASISGADVGCQGEVGVACSMAAGALAEAMGGNVDKVENAAEIGMEHNLGLTCDPIGGYVQIPCIERNAMASMKAVNAARMAINGDGKHHVSLDSVIKTMFETGKDMMHKYKETSLGGLAVNAVEC is encoded by the coding sequence ATGAAAGCTAGTATCTTTGATATCTTTAAAATAGGGATTGGTCCCTCTAGTTCACATACCGTAGGTCCTATGGTTATTTCAAATCAATTTTCATCACTTTTAAAAACAAAAAAGTATTTAAACAAAATTAATAAACTTAGTATTGTTTTGTATGGTTCTTTGGCGGCAACTGGTTTAGGACATGCAAGTGATGTAGCAGTCCTTCTAGGTTTATGTGGAAAAACACCACAAAACGTCGATACAGATATGATGAATGAAGAAGTAATAAATATTAAAAAAAACAAGCGACTTCGTTTACTTGATGGCGTGAGTATAGACTTTGATTATGACAAAGACTTAATTATGAAAATGGAGTTTTTACCTTTTCATTCTAATGCAATTACTTTTTATGCTTACGAAGATGGAAAACTTTTAATAGAAAAAACCTATTATTCTATTGGTGGGGGTTTTGTTCTTTGCGAAGATGAGATAAATAAAAAAGAAGACGACAATTCTGTCAATATTCCTTATGAATTTAATTCTTCTAAAGAACTTATTTCTTTATGTAAAAAACATTCTTTAAGTATTTCTGAGCTGATTTTAGAAAATGAAAAAGCCTATCGTAGTGAAGAAGAAATTAACATAAAGTTAAAAGAAATATGGAATGTAATGGAAAAATGTGTAGAAGATGGTTGCAAACATGATGGTTTAATGCCCGGACGCTTAAAAGTACCAAGACGTGCAAAAAAACTCTATGAAAAACTTTCTAAAAAAGCTAATTTTTCTATGATTGATCCTTTGGAAGTAATGGATTGGATTGATTTATATGCGCTTGCAGTAAATGAAGAAAATGCCTGTGGTGGGAGAGTTGTTACTGCGCCTACTAATGGAGCTGCAGGTATTGTACCTGCTGTGATGCATTATATGAACAGATTTATTAATAAAAATTTAGATGAATACGATATGAAAGCTATTAATAAATTTTTATTAACAGCGGGTGCTATTGGTATGTTATATCAAAAAAATGCCTCTATCTCAGGAGCTGATGTAGGATGTCAAGGAGAAGTAGGAGTGGCCTGTTCAATGGCTGCAGGAGCGTTAGCAGAAGCAATGGGTGGAAATGTTGATAAGGTAGAAAATGCAGCAGAAATTGGAATGGAACATAACTTAGGTTTGACCTGTGATCCTATTGGGGGTTATGTTCAAATTCCTTGTATTGAAAGAAATGCAATGGCGTCAATGAAAGCGGTGAATGCGGCTAGAATGGCAATAAATGGAGATGGAAAACATCATGTTTCCTTAGACTCTGTTATAAAAACCATGTTTGAAACAGGTAAAGATATGATGCACAAATACAAAGAAACTTCTTTAGGTGGTTTAGCTGTTAATGCAGTTGAGTGTTAA
- a CDS encoding amino acid ABC transporter ATP-binding protein — translation MIKMQGVNKWYGDFHVLKGIDLNIKKGEKLVICGPSGSGKSTTIRCMNHLEHFQEGTIHINGTDLIDDVKIVRHIRSQIGMVFQHFNLFPHLSILENLILAPTWVYKKPRKLAIEIAMKHLERVKIADQAHKYPNQLSGGQQQRVAIARCLCKNPEIMLFDEPTSALDPEMVSEVLDVMVGLADEGITMVVVTHEMGFAKKVADRVIFMDEGQIVEENEPHEFFDNPKSPRLKHFLEQILDH, via the coding sequence ATGATTAAGATGCAAGGTGTTAATAAGTGGTACGGTGATTTTCATGTATTAAAAGGCATTGATTTAAATATTAAAAAAGGCGAAAAACTTGTAATTTGTGGGCCTTCTGGTTCTGGTAAATCTACTACTATTCGATGTATGAATCATCTTGAACATTTTCAAGAAGGTACTATTCATATTAATGGTACAGATTTAATTGATGATGTGAAAATTGTAAGACATATTCGATCTCAAATTGGAATGGTATTTCAACATTTTAATCTTTTTCCCCATCTTTCTATTTTGGAGAACTTAATTCTAGCTCCAACGTGGGTATATAAAAAACCAAGAAAATTAGCAATTGAAATTGCTATGAAACATTTAGAAAGAGTTAAGATTGCGGATCAAGCACATAAATATCCTAATCAGTTATCTGGTGGGCAACAACAACGTGTTGCAATTGCTAGATGTTTATGTAAAAATCCTGAAATAATGTTATTTGATGAACCAACATCTGCTCTTGATCCTGAAATGGTATCAGAAGTATTAGATGTTATGGTTGGCCTTGCGGATGAAGGTATTACAATGGTTGTAGTAACACATGAAATGGGTTTTGCTAAAAAAGTAGCAGACCGAGTAATTTTTATGGATGAAGGGCAAATTGTTGAAGAAAATGAACCTCATGAATTTTTTGACAATCCTAAATCTCCACGCTTAAAACATTTCTTAGAACAAATTTTAGACCACTAA
- a CDS encoding amino acid ABC transporter permease, giving the protein MAIFELKEVREAPSGSKGPIHWAKEKLFSSIGNTILTLLGFYLVYMTIPPLLDWMIFDATWSGTKAEITKDGARWIFIIEKFDQFMYGFYPESEHWRILTIVVLFPISIVLFKYVLKTPKAKLALLIAFPIVSFILISGNIFGLMHVETHKWGGLMLTIVVASVGIIASFPIGIMLALGRQSKMPLIRTLCIGFIEFIRGVPLITLLFMASVVLPMFFHEGIDFDKLLRALIGITLFQSAYIAEVIRGGLQAIPRGQYEAADALGLTYWQAMFLIILPQALKISIPNIVGSFIALFKDTTLILIIGLFDILAMVTLTNSDTQWLGFEVEGYVFVTMIYWAICFSMSQYSKSIERRFNTENK; this is encoded by the coding sequence ATGGCTATTTTTGAATTAAAAGAAGTAAGAGAAGCTCCTTCAGGTTCTAAGGGTCCAATTCATTGGGCAAAAGAGAAACTATTTTCTTCTATTGGGAATACTATTTTAACCTTGCTTGGTTTTTATTTGGTATATATGACTATTCCTCCTTTATTGGATTGGATGATTTTTGATGCAACGTGGTCAGGTACTAAAGCTGAGATTACAAAAGATGGTGCTAGATGGATTTTTATTATTGAAAAATTTGATCAATTTATGTATGGTTTTTACCCTGAAAGTGAACATTGGCGTATATTAACAATTGTTGTACTTTTCCCTATATCTATTGTTTTATTTAAGTATGTATTAAAAACTCCAAAAGCAAAATTGGCTTTATTAATAGCATTTCCAATTGTTTCTTTTATATTAATATCTGGAAATATTTTTGGATTAATGCATGTAGAAACCCATAAATGGGGTGGTTTGATGTTAACTATTGTTGTTGCATCTGTAGGTATTATTGCTTCTTTTCCTATTGGAATTATGTTAGCCCTTGGGCGGCAATCTAAAATGCCTTTAATTAGAACCTTATGTATTGGTTTTATTGAGTTTATTAGAGGGGTACCTTTAATTACTCTTTTATTTATGGCATCCGTTGTTTTACCAATGTTTTTTCATGAAGGTATAGATTTTGATAAGTTATTACGTGCTTTAATAGGTATTACTCTGTTTCAATCTGCTTATATTGCAGAAGTTATTAGAGGTGGATTGCAAGCAATTCCAAGAGGTCAATATGAAGCAGCAGATGCTTTAGGTTTGACGTATTGGCAAGCAATGTTTTTAATTATTTTACCACAAGCTTTAAAAATATCAATTCCAAATATTGTAGGTTCTTTTATTGCATTATTTAAAGATACAACCTTGATTTTAATTATTGGTTTATTTGATATTCTCGCAATGGTTACATTAACCAATAGTGATACACAATGGTTAGGTTTTGAAGTGGAAGGTTATGTATTTGTAACTATGATTTATTGGGCAATTTGTTTTTCAATGTCACAATATTCTAAATCCATTGAACGAAGATTTAATACAGAAAATAAATAA
- a CDS encoding amino acid ABC transporter permease yields the protein MKNNKKTALFSKGFFNNPENRAVIYQIVTLGIVVLITMYLVGNLFDNVEKRGITTGFAFLDEVAGFGVSQNLIPYDDVSSTYGRVFLVGVLNTLLVSVIALVFTTIIGLMIGIGRLSNNWLISKLCMVYVEIFRNIPILLQILFWYNVVLAALPSPRKSMVFFEHAFLNNRGFILPKPIMESNAIFIGISILIAIASVFYLVRWSKKRHDETGEEFPIYKVSIAILVFAPVLVYFVSGQPISADYPALSGFNFKGGFTIIPELLALAFALSIYTATYIAEAVRAGIESVPVGQKEAAKSLGLKDHIILQKVVLPQALRVIIPPVINQYLNLVKNSSLATAIGYPEIVTLFSGTALNQVGQAIEIILMTMAVYLTFSIIISVALNWVNAKIQLKGR from the coding sequence ATGAAAAATAACAAAAAAACTGCTCTCTTTTCTAAAGGATTTTTTAACAATCCAGAAAATAGAGCAGTTATTTATCAAATTGTTACATTGGGAATAGTTGTTCTTATTACTATGTATTTAGTAGGAAACCTATTTGACAATGTTGAAAAAAGAGGTATTACAACAGGATTCGCTTTTTTAGATGAAGTAGCTGGTTTTGGAGTAAGTCAAAATTTAATCCCATACGATGATGTAAGTTCAACGTATGGAAGAGTATTTTTAGTTGGTGTTTTAAATACACTTTTAGTATCTGTAATTGCATTAGTATTTACTACTATTATAGGTCTTATGATAGGAATTGGACGTTTATCAAACAACTGGTTGATTTCAAAATTGTGTATGGTATATGTAGAAATATTTAGAAATATTCCTATTTTATTACAAATATTATTTTGGTATAACGTTGTATTAGCGGCACTTCCAAGCCCTAGAAAAAGTATGGTCTTTTTTGAGCATGCATTTTTAAATAACAGAGGTTTTATACTTCCAAAACCTATTATGGAATCAAACGCAATCTTTATTGGTATTTCGATACTAATTGCTATTGCTTCTGTCTTTTATTTAGTACGATGGTCTAAAAAAAGACACGATGAAACAGGAGAAGAATTTCCTATTTACAAAGTATCAATAGCAATTTTAGTTTTTGCTCCTGTTCTTGTGTATTTTGTATCAGGACAACCAATATCAGCTGATTATCCTGCTTTAAGTGGCTTTAATTTTAAAGGTGGATTCACTATTATTCCTGAGTTATTAGCTCTTGCTTTTGCGTTAAGTATTTATACTGCAACCTATATTGCAGAAGCTGTTCGAGCAGGAATTGAATCTGTACCAGTAGGACAAAAAGAAGCGGCTAAGTCTTTGGGATTAAAAGATCATATTATTTTACAAAAAGTAGTTCTTCCTCAAGCGTTAAGAGTTATTATTCCTCCTGTTATAAATCAATATCTTAACCTGGTAAAGAATTCATCTTTAGCAACAGCTATTGGATATCCAGAGATAGTAACCTTGTTTTCAGGGACGGCACTAAATCAAGTGGGTCAAGCTATTGAGATTATTTTAATGACAATGGCTGTGTATTTGACATTTTCAATTATAATATCCGTTGCTCTTAACTGGGTCAACGCCAAAATTCAATTAAAGGGGAGATAA
- a CDS encoding amino acid ABC transporter substrate-binding protein: MNVLKIASLSVASLALAATVSSADTLSNVKSKGVLNCGVSTGIPGFSTTDSKGVWKGLDVDFCKSVAAAVLGDASKVKYIPMTAKERFVALASGEIDLLARASTWTATRDTSLGVTFAGVNYFDGQGFLVNKKLGVTKASELDGATFCIQAGTTTELNLTDYFKSNNMEYKAVTYDTSGQTGDGFKKGRCDAITSDASQLAGIRSKMDNPAGYVILSDIISKEPLGPVVRQGDDKWFNIVKWTMYATLQAEESGVTKENVDAQLKSKNPSIQRLLGVSGKTGENLGLDNAWAYRIVKQIGNYGQSYDMHVGKDSPLDIPRGLNKLWNKGGLMYPMPIR, encoded by the coding sequence ATGAACGTATTAAAAATTGCTTCTTTAAGTGTAGCTTCTCTAGCTCTAGCTGCTACAGTATCTAGTGCAGATACTTTATCGAATGTTAAAAGTAAAGGTGTTTTAAATTGTGGTGTTTCTACTGGAATCCCAGGTTTTTCTACTACTGATTCAAAAGGTGTTTGGAAAGGGTTAGATGTTGATTTTTGTAAATCAGTAGCTGCTGCTGTTTTAGGTGATGCTTCTAAAGTTAAATATATTCCAATGACTGCTAAAGAAAGATTTGTAGCATTAGCATCTGGTGAAATTGACTTACTTGCTCGTGCATCTACGTGGACTGCAACTAGAGATACTTCTTTGGGTGTTACTTTTGCTGGTGTAAATTATTTTGATGGTCAAGGTTTTTTAGTTAATAAAAAATTGGGTGTTACTAAAGCTTCTGAATTAGATGGTGCTACATTTTGTATCCAAGCTGGAACTACGACTGAGCTTAACTTAACAGATTATTTTAAATCAAATAATATGGAATATAAAGCAGTTACTTATGATACTTCAGGACAAACTGGTGATGGATTTAAAAAAGGTAGATGTGATGCTATTACTTCTGATGCATCTCAATTAGCTGGTATTAGATCTAAAATGGATAATCCTGCTGGATATGTGATTTTATCTGATATTATTTCTAAAGAGCCTTTAGGACCTGTTGTTAGACAAGGTGATGATAAATGGTTTAATATTGTTAAATGGACTATGTATGCAACACTTCAAGCTGAAGAGTCTGGTGTTACTAAAGAAAATGTTGATGCACAACTTAAATCTAAAAATCCTTCAATTCAAAGATTATTAGGTGTTTCTGGTAAAACAGGTGAAAACTTAGGTTTAGATAATGCTTGGGCTTACCGAATTGTTAAACAAATTGGAAATTACGGTCAATCATATGATATGCATGTTGGTAAAGATTCTCCTTTAGATATTCCTAGAGGATTAAATAAATTATGGAACAAGGGTGGTTTAATGTACCCTATGCCAATTAGATAA
- a CDS encoding TAXI family TRAP transporter solute-binding subunit: MTKLGAIAILSLISHPSFALERITIGTGGLTGTYYPTGAAICRMVNKLSKDVKIRCSVEATQASVYNINSINNSELDLGIAQSDVVYQASRGNGQFKGKQVKKLRSVMAIYPELLTFVTRTDSNIKSLKDIKNKRINIGNKGSGTEGTVLTLFKENNIKKSQLKYAGSLNAVSMPDALRDNKIDAYFYIVGHPNANIKIATDASDAKIIPLKGQTINSLLKKYPYFAKASIPAGMYKNNNKKIETFGVKAVLVASTDVKDETIYELVKVILENFESFKKLHPVYANITKASLLDGLSAPLHKGAKKYFKEAGLL, translated from the coding sequence ATGACAAAACTTGGCGCAATTGCAATCTTAAGTTTAATATCACATCCTTCTTTTGCTTTGGAGAGAATTACCATTGGAACAGGTGGATTAACAGGAACGTATTACCCAACAGGAGCAGCCATTTGTAGAATGGTAAATAAACTTAGCAAAGATGTCAAAATCAGATGCTCGGTTGAAGCGACTCAAGCTTCTGTTTACAATATAAACAGCATTAATAATTCTGAACTTGATTTGGGAATTGCGCAAAGTGATGTTGTATACCAAGCGTCCCGTGGAAATGGTCAATTTAAGGGTAAACAAGTAAAAAAACTTCGCTCTGTAATGGCTATATATCCAGAGTTATTGACTTTCGTAACAAGAACCGATTCTAATATTAAATCACTAAAAGATATAAAAAACAAGCGTATAAATATTGGAAATAAAGGTTCAGGAACAGAAGGTACAGTTCTTACTCTTTTTAAAGAAAATAATATTAAAAAATCACAGCTGAAATATGCAGGTTCTTTAAATGCAGTTTCTATGCCTGATGCATTAAGAGACAATAAAATTGATGCTTATTTTTATATAGTAGGACACCCAAATGCGAATATAAAAATTGCGACAGATGCAAGTGATGCTAAAATCATACCTTTAAAAGGTCAAACAATTAATTCTTTATTAAAAAAATATCCTTATTTTGCAAAAGCAAGTATTCCAGCAGGTATGTATAAAAATAACAATAAAAAAATTGAAACGTTTGGAGTTAAAGCAGTTTTAGTTGCAAGTACCGATGTAAAAGATGAAACCATTTATGAATTGGTAAAAGTTATTTTAGAAAACTTTGAATCTTTTAAAAAACTACACCCTGTATATGCCAACATTACCAAAGCGTCATTGTTAGATGGATTATCTGCGCCCTTACATAAAGGTGCAAAAAAATATTTTAAAGAAGCAGGACTTTTATAA
- a CDS encoding response regulator yields the protein MSDYKTRVLLVEDEELARKTLSFYLNTIFDEVLVACDGEEGINLFKEQSFDLVLTDIRMPNKDGITMIDEMLTLVSDQRFIIVSAYKNEDDLLKLINLKVLGYFVKPLNIDDMMDMLQKAKTELLEDKAGQDKKDNDEIVKLNKTYSYKKGRNILYRNGESVKLSNKESQILVTLISDIGEVISVDSFKLKVWDDLTTSDSAFRTVMKRLKDKIKDNDFIVSHKGYGYIIDLPL from the coding sequence ATGAGTGATTATAAAACTAGGGTTTTATTAGTAGAAGATGAAGAACTTGCAAGAAAAACTCTGTCTTTTTATTTAAATACGATCTTTGATGAAGTTTTAGTTGCTTGCGATGGAGAAGAAGGTATTAACCTTTTCAAAGAGCAAAGCTTTGATTTGGTATTAACAGATATTAGAATGCCTAATAAAGATGGTATTACAATGATTGATGAAATGTTGACTCTTGTTAGTGATCAACGATTTATTATTGTATCTGCTTATAAAAACGAAGATGACTTATTAAAATTAATTAATTTAAAAGTATTGGGTTATTTTGTTAAACCTCTTAATATTGACGATATGATGGATATGCTTCAAAAAGCAAAAACGGAACTTTTAGAAGATAAAGCGGGACAAGATAAAAAAGACAATGACGAGATTGTTAAATTAAATAAAACCTATTCTTATAAAAAAGGTAGAAATATTTTATATCGAAATGGAGAAAGTGTTAAACTTTCTAATAAAGAAAGTCAAATACTAGTAACGTTAATTTCAGATATTGGAGAAGTTATTTCTGTTGATTCTTTTAAATTAAAAGTTTGGGACGATCTTACTACTTCTGATAGTGCATTTAGAACAGTAATGAAAAGATTAAAAGATAAAATCAAAGACAACGATTTTATTGTTTCACATAAAGGTTATGGTTATATTATAGATTTACCTTTATAA